In Candidatus Poribacteria bacterium, the genomic window GTATCCGGTCTCCTCGTTGACGTATACTATCCTTTCAAGCGTTCCCTTAAGCACCTCCATCGCCGTTCACCTCAGGGATGGATCGAGTATGCGTATATCGGCTGAGCTTTTCTGCCTGTTTATCCATTCCGTCACGGCTCGCTGCGTTTTCTCCTTGCGTATGAGGAGTTTGATCTCAGATTTCACCTCATCGAAGCTTTTTTGTCTCGGCGGCTTTCTGTCGACGAGCTTCAGCACGAGGTATCCGGCGGGGGTTTCGATCGGATCGCTCACCTCCCCAACCTTGAGCTTTCTCACGGCCTCGGCGATATCGGACGGCAATTTATCGACAGGGGTGTAGACGGAGCTTCTGGTGAGGATCGCCTTCAGATCCTTTATCTCCTCACCTCGGCGCAGCTTATCGGCAACCTTGAGGGCGAGATCCCTCCCCTGCCCCTTTGGGATGATCGTCTGTTCGATCCTGACGCGCTCGGGATCGATAAACTTCTCCTTGTTCCGTCGATAATATTCGGCGGCTTCAGCGTCGGAGATCGGAGGGATAGAGCTTTCGAACTTTCTTCTGATCAGTTTGTAGATCATCACTCGCTGGCGGATCTCCTCCTCGATATCCCTCCTGGTCATACCTCTCCTTTCGAGCTCCTCGTTGAAGGCCCTTTCCGATACGAATCCGGAGATGATCTTGTTCATCTCGGCCTTTACCTCGGTTTCCAGGGCGAATATGCCATATCTCCGCGCCTCCTGCAGCAATAACTTCCGACCGATGAGGTTCTCAAGCGCTTTACGCCTCGCCTGGGGAAGACCCCATGATCCTCCCATGCTCTCCACCTCGTCCCTCAATGCCGTCAGCGTTATCGCCTCGCCGTTGACCGCCGCCACGACCCTCTCGATTATCTCCCCTCTCAGAGGCGATCCCACTATGAGGAGCATCAAAGTGATGACCAAAGCCCTCTTCATATCCCGCCCCTCACTCTCAGATAGGCGGTTTCAACGCCGGTGGATCCGCCGAGACGGAGATATCCGTTTAATCTTCCCTTCGACCGAATCGCCGCATGCCACGACCAATCTCCTCCTCTCTCTATCTTCACGCCGGCCCCGGCCTCCACATGGGCGGGCAGTCGATGGATGATCTCAGGCTGAACGTAGCCGTCGGATTTAGGTCCGGAGGCATAAAGGCGTCTGAATATGACGAGTTTAACCCTTAAACGCATCCTTCGAGTGATCTCGGAAGAGGTCCAAATATGAAAACTTCGGCTCGCATAATCGGGCGACGGATTTCCGCGCAGATATCTGTAGATGGAGAGACCGCCTGAGAGGTTCGAAAAAGGGCGGAGGCTCAGATAGACCCTGAGATACGATCTAGATCCGCCCGTCTGCTTATCCCGCACGACGGTCAGCCTTCCGGCGCCGTTCACTCCCACCCCTTTTATCCTACCCCTCCTGAAAATTCCGATCTTTATCCCTCTCTCCCCCCGATAGATCCTGCCCAGATCCGGATCGAAACTCAATCCATGACGCCATCCAAGCACCTCCACCCTCCCTCCTTTTCTGCTCAGGGAATACCTCGATTCAAACGC contains:
- a CDS encoding peptidyl-prolyl cis-trans isomerase, translated to MKRALVITLMLLIVGSPLRGEIIERVVAAVNGEAITLTALRDEVESMGGSWGLPQARRKALENLIGRKLLLQEARRYGIFALETEVKAEMNKIISGFVSERAFNEELERRGMTRRDIEEEIRQRVMIYKLIRRKFESSIPPISDAEAAEYYRRNKEKFIDPERVRIEQTIIPKGQGRDLALKVADKLRRGEEIKDLKAILTRSSVYTPVDKLPSDIAEAVRKLKVGEVSDPIETPAGYLVLKLVDRKPPRQKSFDEVKSEIKLLIRKEKTQRAVTEWINRQKSSADIRILDPSLR